The following are encoded together in the Acidovorax sp. KKS102 genome:
- a CDS encoding phospholipase A translates to MSAITHVPAAPHRHRSLALLLAVALAPAGAALAQSAPAAATGAATGTDAALRRCTALSSDNQARLACFDAWAAEQAQAAPAGGQAWQAPAASANASGVTSSSAVPPPVDATLPATRIIDVARTEGCRDPQYSDLSRFWELETGTDCGTFSFRGYRPITVSVVASSSVNRQPTSDADGNSATDSTPYRRTENRIQLSVRTKIAQGMLTQGHPTLKDSLWFGYTQQSYWQLFTPEISRPFRATDHEPELMYVYPTTAQLPFGWKWRYSGIGLVHQSNGQSKPLSRSWNRAYLMTGIELDNRFSVNARIWKRIPESAGSDDNPGISDYIGRGELSLLWNVNKDNTLGATVRHTLASSDRGSVRVEWLQALGTGLFGSKSNLRLHTSLFSGYGDSMIDYNRKRTVFSVGLSLVDF, encoded by the coding sequence ATGAGCGCCATAACGCACGTGCCCGCTGCGCCCCATCGGCACCGCTCTCTGGCCCTGCTGCTGGCGGTCGCCCTGGCCCCGGCCGGCGCGGCACTGGCGCAATCAGCCCCAGCCGCAGCCACCGGCGCCGCAACAGGGACCGACGCAGCCTTGCGCCGCTGCACCGCTCTGTCCAGCGACAACCAGGCGCGCCTGGCCTGCTTTGATGCCTGGGCGGCCGAGCAGGCGCAGGCGGCTCCTGCGGGTGGGCAGGCGTGGCAAGCCCCCGCGGCATCAGCCAACGCCAGCGGAGTAACGTCTTCGTCGGCCGTGCCACCACCGGTGGACGCCACGCTGCCCGCCACGCGCATCATCGACGTGGCGCGCACTGAAGGCTGCCGCGACCCACAGTACAGCGACCTCTCCCGCTTCTGGGAGCTGGAGACGGGCACCGACTGCGGCACGTTCAGCTTCCGCGGCTACCGCCCGATCACGGTGTCGGTGGTGGCATCGAGCAGCGTGAACCGCCAGCCCACGTCGGATGCCGACGGCAACTCGGCCACCGACTCCACGCCGTACCGCCGCACTGAAAACCGCATCCAGCTGTCCGTGCGTACCAAGATCGCCCAGGGCATGCTGACCCAGGGCCACCCCACGCTCAAGGATTCGCTGTGGTTTGGCTACACACAGCAGTCGTACTGGCAGCTGTTCACGCCCGAGATCTCGCGCCCCTTCCGCGCCACGGACCACGAGCCCGAGCTGATGTACGTGTACCCCACCACGGCGCAGCTGCCGTTTGGCTGGAAGTGGCGCTACAGCGGCATCGGCCTGGTGCACCAGTCCAACGGCCAGAGCAAACCCCTGTCGCGCAGCTGGAACCGCGCGTACCTGATGACCGGCATCGAGTTGGACAACCGCTTCAGCGTGAACGCCCGTATCTGGAAGCGCATCCCCGAAAGCGCGGGCAGCGACGACAACCCGGGCATCAGCGACTACATCGGCCGGGGCGAGCTGTCGCTGCTGTGGAACGTGAACAAGGACAACACCCTGGGCGCCACCGTGCGCCACACGCTGGCCAGCAGCGACCGGGGCTCGGTGCGCGTGGAGTGGCTACAGGCCCTGGGCACCGGCCTGTTTGGCAGCAAGAGCAACCTGCGCCTGCACACCTCGCTGTTCAGCGGCTATGGCGACAGCATGATCGACTACAACCGCAAGCGCACTGTGTTCAGCGTGGGGTTGAGTCTGGTGGACTTCTAG
- a CDS encoding universal stress protein: MLKILIAVDGSELSLDGVHHALALVRQGLQATMVLANVQEPATLYELVTTRDPDLIAAASLEAGQHLMAPARALLDAAGVAYETDVGVGDVAHTLVDMIERSGCDMVIIGAKGQGAITSALLGSVSQEVAHASPVPVTIVKHAEVLEGVDSDAVEDAEA, translated from the coding sequence ATGCTCAAGATCCTCATCGCCGTGGACGGCTCCGAACTCTCCCTGGATGGCGTGCACCACGCGCTGGCGCTGGTGCGCCAGGGGCTCCAGGCCACGATGGTGCTGGCCAACGTGCAGGAGCCCGCCACGCTGTACGAACTGGTGACCACCCGTGACCCCGACCTGATCGCCGCCGCCAGCCTGGAGGCGGGCCAGCATTTGATGGCGCCAGCGCGCGCGCTGCTCGATGCCGCCGGGGTGGCCTACGAAACCGATGTGGGGGTGGGTGATGTGGCGCACACGCTGGTGGACATGATCGAGCGCTCGGGCTGCGACATGGTCATCATCGGCGCCAAGGGGCAGGGCGCCATCACCAGCGCGCTGCTCGGGTCGGTGTCGCAGGAGGTGGCCCATGCCAGTCCGGTGCCGGTGACCATCGTCAAGCATGCCGAGGTGCTGGAGGGGGTGGACAGCGACGCGGTCGAGGACGCCGAGGCCTGA
- the tgt gene encoding tRNA guanosine(34) transglycosylase Tgt — protein sequence MLQFDLLKTDPSSHARRGQLTLNHGVVQTPIFMPVGTYGTVKGVMPRSLHDMGAQIILGNTFHLWMRPGLDVMQSFGGLHGFEKWDKPILTDSGGFQVWSLGAMRKITEEGVTFASPVNGDKLFMSPEVSMQIQTTLNSDIVMQLDECTPYETKGHKTTEAEARKSMEMSLRWAKRSQDEFHRLNNPNALFGIVQGGMFKNLRQESLERLVEMDFPGYAVGGVSVGEPKDEMLDIMAHTPHRLPAHKPRYLMGVGTPEDLVQGVADGVDMFDCVMPTRNARNGTMFTRFGDLKIRNARHKADHRPMDTSCTCYACAGSSGVSWDDGGREGFSRAYLHHLDRCGEMLGPMLTTVHNLHYYLNLMREVRESLEAGTFAQFRAQFKADRARGV from the coding sequence ATGCTGCAGTTCGACCTCCTCAAAACCGACCCCTCCAGCCACGCACGCCGTGGCCAGCTCACGCTCAACCACGGCGTGGTGCAGACCCCCATCTTCATGCCCGTGGGCACCTATGGCACCGTCAAGGGCGTGATGCCGCGCAGCCTGCACGACATGGGCGCACAGATCATCCTGGGCAACACCTTTCACCTGTGGATGCGCCCGGGCCTCGATGTGATGCAGAGCTTTGGCGGCCTGCACGGCTTTGAAAAGTGGGACAAGCCCATCCTCACCGACTCCGGCGGCTTCCAGGTCTGGAGCCTGGGCGCCATGCGCAAGATCACCGAAGAGGGCGTGACCTTTGCCAGCCCCGTCAACGGCGACAAGCTCTTCATGTCGCCCGAGGTGAGCATGCAGATCCAGACCACGCTCAACTCCGACATCGTGATGCAGCTCGACGAGTGCACACCCTACGAAACCAAGGGCCACAAGACCACCGAGGCCGAGGCGCGCAAGAGCATGGAGATGAGCCTGCGCTGGGCCAAGCGCAGCCAGGACGAGTTCCACCGGCTGAACAATCCGAACGCCCTCTTTGGCATCGTGCAGGGCGGCATGTTCAAAAACCTGCGCCAGGAGTCTCTGGAGCGCCTGGTCGAGATGGACTTCCCTGGCTACGCCGTGGGCGGCGTGAGCGTGGGCGAGCCCAAGGACGAGATGCTGGACATCATGGCCCACACGCCCCACCGCCTGCCCGCGCACAAGCCCCGCTACCTGATGGGCGTGGGCACGCCCGAAGACCTGGTGCAGGGCGTGGCCGACGGTGTGGACATGTTCGACTGCGTGATGCCCACCCGCAACGCACGCAACGGCACGATGTTCACGCGCTTTGGCGACCTGAAGATCCGCAACGCCCGCCACAAGGCCGACCACCGACCCATGGACACCAGCTGCACCTGCTACGCCTGCGCGGGCAGCTCGGGTGTGTCGTGGGACGACGGCGGGCGCGAAGGCTTCAGTCGTGCCTACCTGCACCACCTGGACCGCTGCGGCGAAATGCTTGGCCCCATGCTCACCACCGTACACAACCTGCACTACTACCTGAACCTGATGCGCGAGGTGCGCGAGTCGCTGGAGGCCGGCACCTTCGCCCAGTTCCGCGCGCAGTTCAAGGCCGACCGGGCGCGCGGCGTGTGA
- a CDS encoding PAS and helix-turn-helix domain-containing protein yields MPATPPAPLNEALELAFNLAPVGMCVTRERHIEICNEAFARMFGYEQAELLDQPLAPLYPSLDEFTHTGNLGLPAMMDTGSYSDERVMRRRDGTLFWCHVVGRALDRAQPFARAVWMFEDISHRRVVSTPLTVREREVAQHIVTGATSKQIARHLNISHRTVEAHRGRLMRKLGATSTGELVALLLGMP; encoded by the coding sequence ATGCCTGCGACCCCGCCCGCTCCCCTGAATGAAGCGCTGGAACTGGCCTTCAACCTCGCCCCCGTGGGCATGTGCGTCACGCGCGAGCGCCACATCGAGATCTGCAACGAAGCCTTTGCCCGCATGTTTGGCTATGAACAGGCCGAGCTGCTGGACCAGCCGCTGGCGCCGCTGTATCCGTCGCTGGACGAATTCACCCACACCGGCAACCTGGGCCTGCCCGCGATGATGGACACCGGCAGCTACAGCGACGAGCGCGTCATGCGACGCCGCGACGGCACCCTGTTCTGGTGCCATGTGGTGGGCCGCGCGCTGGACCGCGCCCAACCGTTTGCGCGGGCGGTGTGGATGTTTGAAGACATCTCGCACCGCCGCGTGGTCAGCACCCCACTCACGGTGCGCGAGCGCGAGGTGGCCCAGCACATCGTGACCGGCGCCACCAGCAAACAGATTGCACGCCACCTGAACATCAGCCACCGCACGGTGGAGGCCCACCGGGGGCGGCTGATGCGCAAGCTGGGCGCCACCAGCACCGGCGAATTGGTGGCCCTGCTGCTGGGCATGCCCTGA
- a CDS encoding diguanylate cyclase, with protein sequence MPPALPRLFAPARTVPPPVAWAGLALLIFAACLVGIFARPIGFLSAFWPANALLLGLLVRYPHLARPPAWVAAAVGYVAADLVTGSAWGMALWLNAANLLGATAGWLVLRGLDERILRLQRTAAALYLLLAALAASAVGALAGCGAAPVYFDSPWTDLLSLWFSTELMNYMLIVPVVLAAPRAADPPSHTQDTPLFWRVAPVSSLVLAEGIRTLIGGPGMLAFVVPGLLWCALSYSAFTSSLLSLVVCLWTMAGVATGVLNFTPAHAGDVFSLRVGVTLLALGPLAVACASAARAEALRRLHHAVRHDDLTGVLARRALLKQGDRLLERYQRESSGLAVMMVDVDHFKQVNDQHGHGAGDRLLVSIAQTMARALRADDVLGRMGGEEFAAVLPGVSPTEAQAIAERVRSAVERQALDATQGGPQRATVSIGLVHSATLGAEADMDTLLLAADTALYRAKAEGRNRVMVG encoded by the coding sequence ATGCCGCCCGCCCTGCCCCGCCTTTTTGCCCCTGCCCGGACCGTCCCACCGCCCGTGGCCTGGGCAGGCCTGGCACTGCTGATCTTTGCCGCCTGCCTGGTGGGCATCTTTGCGCGGCCCATCGGCTTTTTATCGGCGTTCTGGCCGGCCAATGCACTGCTGCTGGGGCTGCTGGTGCGCTACCCGCATCTGGCGCGGCCGCCCGCCTGGGTGGCGGCCGCAGTGGGCTATGTGGCAGCCGACCTGGTCACCGGCAGTGCCTGGGGCATGGCCCTGTGGCTCAATGCCGCCAACCTGCTGGGCGCCACCGCCGGTTGGCTGGTGCTGCGGGGGCTGGACGAGCGCATCCTGCGGCTGCAGCGCACGGCGGCGGCGCTGTATCTGCTGCTGGCAGCACTGGCGGCCAGCGCGGTGGGTGCGCTGGCAGGCTGTGGCGCGGCACCGGTGTATTTCGACTCCCCGTGGACGGACCTGCTGTCGCTGTGGTTCAGCACCGAGCTGATGAACTACATGCTCATCGTGCCCGTGGTGCTGGCTGCGCCGCGCGCGGCAGACCCGCCCTCGCACACCCAGGACACCCCCCTGTTCTGGCGCGTCGCACCCGTCAGTTCGCTGGTGCTGGCCGAGGGCATCCGCACACTCATCGGCGGGCCCGGCATGCTGGCTTTTGTCGTGCCCGGGTTGCTGTGGTGTGCGCTGAGCTACAGCGCCTTCACCTCCAGCCTGCTGTCGCTGGTGGTGTGCCTGTGGACCATGGCGGGTGTGGCCACAGGTGTGCTCAATTTCACGCCGGCCCATGCGGGCGATGTGTTCTCGCTGCGTGTGGGCGTCACGCTGCTGGCCCTGGGCCCCCTGGCCGTGGCCTGTGCCAGCGCGGCACGCGCCGAGGCCCTGCGGCGCCTGCACCATGCCGTGCGCCATGACGACCTGACGGGTGTGCTGGCCCGCCGCGCACTGCTCAAACAGGGTGATCGCCTGCTGGAGCGCTACCAGCGCGAATCCAGCGGGCTGGCGGTGATGATGGTGGACGTGGACCACTTCAAACAGGTGAACGACCAGCACGGACACGGCGCGGGCGACCGACTGCTGGTCAGCATTGCGCAGACCATGGCGCGCGCACTGCGCGCCGACGACGTGCTGGGCCGCATGGGGGGCGAAGAGTTTGCCGCCGTGCTGCCCGGCGTGTCCCCCACCGAGGCCCAGGCCATTGCCGAACGGGTGCGCAGCGCCGTGGAACGGCAGGCGCTGGATGCGACGCAGGGCGGCCCCCAGCGGGCCACCGTCAGCATTGGCCTTGTGCACAGCGCCACACTGGGCGCAGAGGCCGACATGGACACCCTGCTGCTGGCCGCCGACACGGCGCTGTACCGCGCGAAGGCCGAGGGGCGCAACCGGGTGATGGTGGGCTAG
- a CDS encoding zinc ribbon domain-containing protein yields the protein MSKSLRLSEKWFRRGLWLVALVFASFLIGLGGTIVGDLPKVETPLRVDDFLDKAAADKLRAEVKTARQAEQDAQTALEQAQLQRSKVRSEVQAERESFNNWLSTRSATQRADRDPEVIARTQALDALKLVERKAQQAVETQQQAALDARQAAAARQEQLNQMESDGYVKLAAERRKVELRVFLYRLALTLPLLAAAGWLFVKKRKSTYWPFVWGFIFFALFAFFVELVPYLPSYGGYVRYVVGIAVTAVVGRYAIQALNRYLERQKLAEALPDQERRKELSYDVALARLAKSVCPGCERPVDLKNEKIDFCPHCGIGLFDHCGHCNTRKSAFARFCHACGTGAGVKLAQE from the coding sequence ATGAGCAAGTCCCTGAGACTGTCCGAAAAATGGTTCCGTCGTGGCCTGTGGCTGGTAGCGCTGGTGTTTGCCAGCTTCCTCATCGGGCTGGGCGGCACCATCGTGGGCGATCTGCCCAAGGTCGAGACCCCGCTGCGGGTGGACGACTTTCTGGACAAGGCCGCTGCCGACAAGCTGCGCGCCGAGGTCAAAACGGCGCGCCAGGCCGAGCAGGACGCGCAGACCGCGCTGGAGCAGGCCCAGCTGCAGCGCAGCAAGGTGCGCAGCGAGGTGCAGGCTGAGCGGGAGAGCTTCAACAACTGGCTGTCCACGCGCAGCGCCACGCAGCGGGCGGACCGGGACCCCGAGGTGATCGCGCGCACCCAGGCGCTCGATGCCCTCAAGCTGGTGGAGCGCAAGGCCCAGCAGGCGGTGGAGACGCAGCAGCAGGCCGCCCTTGATGCCCGGCAGGCGGCAGCCGCCCGGCAGGAGCAGCTCAACCAGATGGAGTCTGACGGCTATGTGAAGCTCGCCGCCGAGCGCCGCAAGGTCGAGCTGCGCGTGTTCCTGTACCGCCTGGCCCTCACGCTGCCGCTGCTGGCCGCCGCCGGCTGGCTGTTCGTCAAGAAGCGCAAGAGCACCTACTGGCCGTTTGTGTGGGGCTTCATCTTCTTTGCGCTGTTTGCCTTCTTTGTGGAGCTGGTGCCCTACCTGCCCAGCTATGGCGGCTACGTGCGCTACGTGGTGGGCATTGCCGTGACGGCCGTGGTGGGGCGCTACGCCATCCAGGCGCTCAACCGCTACCTGGAGCGCCAGAAGCTGGCCGAGGCCCTGCCCGACCAGGAGCGCCGCAAGGAGCTGAGCTATGACGTGGCCCTGGCCCGCCTGGCCAAAAGCGTGTGCCCCGGCTGCGAGCGGCCCGTGGACCTGAAGAACGAGAAGATCGACTTTTGTCCGCACTGCGGCATCGGCCTGTTCGACCACTGCGGCCACTGCAACACCCGCAAGAGCGCGTTTGCACGGTTCTGCCACGCCTGCGGCACCGGGGCGGGCGTGAAGCTGGCGCAGGAGTGA